Within Tenebrio molitor chromosome 3, icTenMoli1.1, whole genome shotgun sequence, the genomic segment gtgaaaaaaagccggatattttaattttaatattcggcTTTTTTTGggaatgtattgtgggttgcattattattattatcactcGTCAAATACCCTGTAGGTTTAGGAAATCATATTGACTAAGTGCCTGACTTTTCAGAAACATTCTTTTGCGTCTTCAGCAAGTTAGAATATCATAATGAGGGGGCAAATCTAGACGTATACTAAGAGTATAAATATACAAGAGGTGTAAAGGGTTTTGCCGCAGCTGTTGTTTATTCGAGTTTTTCCAAATTCACCCCGTGATGGGGTGAGAACAAACTCAAATCTAGCAAATTTAGTCATTTGAGTGGTGTCTTCAAGTTTTGTCGGACGACTTCCCTCCACCATGCGTGCCACCACGACGCTGTTCTTCTTCTGCATTTACGTCGCAACAAAATTATCTCGCGCCTCAAACTGCACTTGTGTCCCTTTCTACAACTGCTCTGACGAAGACTCCGCTGTGATTTCTGACGGCCGAGGCCTCATAGAAGTTCGGAAAGTACAGTCACCCCTTTTTTGGTTTCTCTAATTGGTAGCAAGTGCAGGAAGTCTCGACAATGCAAAGGCGTGTTGGAAGTGTGTTGCAACACCATGATCGTCGCGCCCGCGCCCGTCCCCGCACCGAAGCCCCAAAAAGGCTGCGGGTTGCAAAACCGCGAAAGCTTCCTCTGGTCGTCCACGCTCCTCTTCAAGCAGTACCCGAATTTCGTGGCGTCATATAAGTGTCGCGTCTCCCTCGTCCACCCCAAAGTGGCGGTCACGGCGGCGCACTGCCTCCAAGACAAGGGGTATTATCAGGTCAGGATCGGCGGTACGATCCGTACGGTGGCGCGGGTTGTCGTGCATCCGTCTTTCAAACAGGCGTCTCTGCAGAACGACGTCGCACTGTTGGTCTTGGACAAGCCGTTTAAAATGGACAAGGCCGGGGTAGTGTGCGTCCCGCCGCCGAGGTCGCTCTTCGATGGTAACAACTGTACCGCCACCACTAGGACGTCGGAGGAGGATGGAAGTTTGAGGATGATTCGGTTGCCGATGGTGTCCAGAGACGAGTGTGTGGACTTGTTGCGCAAGACCAGATTGGGGGGTTACTTCCAGTTGCACCAGTCGTTCATTTGCGCCGGGGGTGGTGCGGATCAGGACACGTGCGGCGGAGACGGAGGGAGTCCCTTGATTTGTACGGTGCCGGGGGTTCCCGGGCGGTGTCAGCAGGTCGGGATAGTGTCCTGGGGGATCGGGTGCGGTGGAAATCTCCCGGGAGTCTACGTGAATCTGGCTCACTTCCGGGAATGGATCGACGAGGTCATGATCGAAAACGGACTaacgttttttaaattgataataaaaagaaaaagttgtgatgctatttttatcatttcatGCATTCTCATTAGAAAAATCGAGATGAAGCGACAGTTGCACCAGCTGAAAACGCACATGTCAAGGAGCAAATgaaataccgtgcgatcggaaattaaaaaaaaaaacaagatggccatgattaatacacttcagttggcagcacgtaaaaatgtaatgcaaatgtcatcagatgtcattaattacaatagtaactgtcattccggactttcaaggcacttatcAACAGATTGCCTTGCCTTTttcatacctgaaaaacaagGTGTTCAAAAAATaggcctggcacaattcccgaattaatgcgataactgcaatttaattgatgtccccGGTCCCGAGTCTGCGAAgatcatttgaaaacataaaGCGAAGAGAGTAacattatgtttggaagctgaaggcttcgaacatttactctagttcgtaaatacgattggagctcctcatgactcttttacaaccgacaggtcacacctttatcaaaatcaagatttcaacgttctcaaaatcactaaccaaacttttaagactgacatctgataattgaaattttaacgaattgccaactgaaattctTGGTCACATCcaactcaaattttttttttcgatctcacggtatttCCGTCGTACAAAATTCTCCTGGGGGTGTCATATGCAGCAGGTGCGACATAAAAGAAGAACAATCAATGCAAGATTCCAAATGTAGTGCTGCTTATTGAATATCTGTCGAATtctttgttaataaataataagtatatttttaaatgtttatggtGGCGTACAAAGAAGCGCATGAATCGAAAAcaaatctgatttttttttattgaacaattaaatttttatttaaactacAATTTCGCGTCTCGGGTAATAATCCAGCTCGGCTTAGAAAATGTTCTCTACCGTGCtttatatacaatttttttcactactagatacgttaaaaccctttctgataattaaataattttatttcatcctgtgtcaaatttcaatactttacgtcatcagtttgaatccgggaaaacgcaaaaaacggccggacgccggttaagtgttgctattggaaacacaaaactaacaatcgcaataacaattattcaggtttaagacatgttttattcaaaactacatctaaatgcaaattaacaattttactaCGTTACTCACgttgtatgtatatttaatacctatacaggtttataaattatccgattttcgacatttcccactaactcaataaaatacaataaaatataatataataactaaaactaactaactaaataggacaataattcaaaacaataacaaattaacagCTTTCCAAATACAATTATCCCTCCCCACATATTGTCCCTCTTCTCCACTCAACCTTCTTCATCCATTCGATCCCTCTTCCGTCCTCATTCAACATTTCTTCTCTACTTTCCTCTCTCTTTCTCAATTCTACGCATTCATTCAACATATGTTCTATcgtctcctttttttctccacacatcctgcacactctaatcctatcctcattccaatatttattctctctctcctcatttccacacctaaatcttgctattatcactctctcctttctactctctcttcctaggtactttggtagttcttccgttattattttttcatacttcccATTGTACCTAGATTCCCTAATTCTCGTTCTTCTTTCCTGCACTTGCACATCTCTGTCTCTCTGCACCAATTCATATGTCATTGCTCTGCCTCCCTCTCGCATTCTTTCTATCTCCGCTCCTGCATAACCATTTCTTTCGAAATATGCCTCCCTCTCTTTCCATACCCCTTTTCctatttctttccttttttctttcagacaCTCTTGCAAAATTCTACACTCTCCTCTCTCTATCAACCTCTCCTCAAATCTTATTGCTCTCTTTCCTGCTTCTATTCTTATTCCATCCCTTTTTGTTTCCTCCATCACTATATAGCCCGGTGTCTCTCTATctactcctagcacccatttcaaatattttccttgcaccccttccaacccttcttgctctctccatccccatatttccgctccatacatcatcacgcttttcaccagactatcaaacatcattattctccttctaaagtcatgtccaaattttctctctcctatccCCCATACCGCTCCTATTATCTTATTCGCTTTTTTCACTAACTCTCTCACATGTGCTGCTGCtgtgtttctttcattcatcACTTATTTTACTatttcggccacaaagaaGATGCACTTATTAGTACTTTCTCAGACTAAAAACCATAGTAACAAAACATTTCCTTGCTAAATttatcggttttttttttaaagtgaacattctagttatatttaataaattaagactagggccacactacagacttttCATCGGGCGACAATTTAGTTGGTTCTTAATAAGTATGAGGACTTATGTGAGTGCGCACACtaaggctagggccacactacagactaaaTAATTGGCCGATAATTTAGTCCGATTGGGTAGCTTCCGCGCCACGACCTTCTAAATAGTCGAGACGCAAACGCTCtctccggcctgttcatttgagCAAAATACCATTATGCACTTGTAAGCCGTTTGGCGCTAGTGAACGGGGGATTTGAGTTCGGAACCACGCGATTTGAAACTTGGCTTTCTGTCATTGTGTTGTCACTTTGTCGGATAAAGGCATTTTAATCGAAATTTTCGGTTAGTTAAGCATATTAATTGCATAGATAATCGTTCCTAATATACATATTCTTAAATACAACGAAATTTATGGAGATGTGAgtatgaatttaattatttcacggaattCAGTACTTGCTATAATACCCACAACATTGGAAGTAGATGAAGGAAAAGAATATGAAGATTTAAGCAGGCAAAGGAGTGTTTGCGGTGACAGAGAATGTTTCAGTCGGGATCGGTACATTAGCAGCACTATTGGAAAGGCTTGCCTACAACGTTATGTTagtgaagaatatttttcaaatacattttaaattattgcaagTCCATTACTgattaaaagatttttgaaatccCTACCTGggcaaatatttaaactttCTGAAGCCAATTCAttaaatgtttttgtctttttataaTCCTTACACGTCTCCAAATAGCATTTTACATGCCatctttttgacatttaacgtTTCGCGCCAATTTCGGCGCCGGCAAAGTAGCGCCAAACGGCGAACGCCGAAAACTggcaaatgaacaggccggagaGAGTCAAGCGTCAAGCGTCTCGACTATTTAGAAGGTCGTGTTCCGCGCACATCAGACAAACTAAACTGTTTGGTTGGCTGTTGGTGGCGTTGGTGCGCAGACAGTCGACTACTTATGCACAATTGATAAAATCATtgcgattttaattaaatatgacatCTGACATAGGATAAAGATATCCTTTAGTTCAACATATTGAATAGctttcataatcataaattaaaaatcaaaatttttgcactgtGCCAGGACTCACTGCTGATTTACTACATAAAGCTGGTCTTCTTTCAATTTCTTCAATTCTAATAACGAGTCATTAATTAAGGAATAAGAGTAATGTGAAGGCGGAGAAGAcagcaataaaaaagggaTTGCAAAGGTGGTTTAAAAAAACGTGTTGGAAGTCGGAGCAATAGAGGagaaagtaaacaaaaaacaaaaatttaaactttacgGGGGGTCCTAATAGAATCTGAAAGTTCATTCGAATTCATGGTCTTTTTTCACTTGTGgtaatgaacaaaaataacgAATAATTATTAACTATTAATGTCATAGTTCATAGTA encodes:
- the LOC138125677 gene encoding phenoloxidase-activating factor 2-like; the encoded protein is MIVAPAPVPAPKPQKGCGLQNRESFLWSSTLLFKQYPNFVASYKCRVSLVHPKVAVTAAHCLQDKGYYQVRIGGTIRTVARVVVHPSFKQASLQNDVALLVLDKPFKMDKAGVVCVPPPRSLFDGNNCTATTRTSEEDGSLRMIRLPMVSRDECVDLLRKTRLGGYFQLHQSFICAGGGADQDTCGGDGGSPLICTVPGVPGRCQQVGIVSWGIGCGGNLPGVYVNLAHFREWIDEVMIENGLTFFKLIIKRKSCDAIFIISCILIRKIEMKRQLHQLKTHMSRSK